One window of the Endomicrobium proavitum genome contains the following:
- a CDS encoding right-handed parallel beta-helix repeat-containing protein, producing MKIIKRVLLIFIFLMSFAYLSYAKAFPYAGDLSGGINGNDSNWDSYIDLLLPVAGSEKSFLFISPRVSVTGKSVFASNAHETNLGLGFRQYLNILETGAIVGANLYYDIRNSEAGNSFQQAGVGVEFLSRWIDFRANGYIPFANTRYYTGKIYDIPLGHHIAATYGYESSMKGFDGEIGFKIPFPEILGELKIFGGGYYYQTQNNGGDILKGYKGRAEYKPIKILRLNYAVYDNKNFNGANWQAGAEISLPFDFKKLLQAKNPFFGVIKYIKNTPKPVIERMGETVQRDMYVRTAQSRKKHHEDLLLNDNGDEYYFTVVSPNGTGNGTFDNPAGVSSGIALNKLVTESNAALLFLPGQYNQSSEINISGHLSQRVEILAYKSLASKNVALPNFNINEESVINVGSNVNAIAVTGLLTDVYISGFNINNISTNTKSGIYITNFSSGSISVFENTIQGFAKAVEVNSSQRAPVIFDNVLQGNATGIEVYNADAEIYSNDINNNYKYGVNIYNSSGSTYIAGNNIIENSTGVFVNGGIYFVIFQNNISSNSSDGMFISASSNLQIVGNDAYYNGANGIYALNSSSITVASNIISANSGNGIYANNLQNSDINQNTIVENSLAGIYLNASKSVGVSGNEISDNQVGIQDAASQISYISNNYIFNNSSGIFLQNTSNTYVSNNQIFSNVFDGIFVTGGLNATLSMNTVIQNNNGISLYNTNAYTANFNSIAGNLSDGIFVSASPNGKISDNEISQNDGNAITLTNASDVTEISRNTVAGNKTGGIYAQNSSDVIIKANTVRNNTGINGGIFIQNILGSASSVEKNNLSGNQNFAIKSQSSASPISENNITVSSEGHGIWLQDNIGSILSQNILTAQPVGSYFGLYLTGTTVFNSAQSGNNKYYFFESNVYGGDTSPVNNYLSNVYPYDQVIQ from the coding sequence ATGAAGATAATAAAACGCGTATTATTAATTTTTATTTTTCTAATGTCTTTTGCATATTTGTCTTATGCAAAAGCGTTTCCTTATGCCGGCGATTTATCCGGCGGCATAAACGGTAACGACAGCAATTGGGATTCTTATATTGATTTGCTTCTTCCTGTTGCGGGAAGCGAAAAATCTTTTTTATTTATTTCGCCGCGAGTTAGCGTTACCGGTAAAAGCGTTTTTGCAAGCAATGCTCACGAAACAAATTTAGGTTTGGGCTTTAGACAATATTTAAATATTTTAGAAACCGGAGCAATAGTAGGAGCAAACCTTTATTACGATATAAGAAACAGCGAAGCGGGAAATAGCTTTCAGCAGGCAGGCGTAGGCGTAGAGTTTTTAAGCAGATGGATAGATTTTAGAGCAAACGGATATATTCCATTTGCAAACACGCGTTATTATACGGGTAAAATATACGATATTCCTCTTGGGCATCATATTGCCGCCACATACGGATATGAATCGTCAATGAAAGGTTTTGACGGAGAAATAGGTTTTAAAATACCTTTTCCCGAAATTCTCGGCGAGTTAAAAATTTTCGGCGGAGGATACTATTATCAAACGCAAAATAATGGCGGAGATATTCTTAAAGGATATAAAGGCAGAGCGGAATATAAACCGATTAAAATTTTGAGATTAAATTATGCGGTATATGACAATAAAAATTTTAACGGCGCAAATTGGCAAGCAGGAGCCGAAATAAGTTTGCCGTTTGATTTTAAAAAATTGCTGCAGGCAAAAAATCCTTTTTTCGGGGTTATAAAATATATAAAAAACACGCCTAAACCTGTTATTGAAAGAATGGGCGAAACCGTTCAAAGAGACATGTATGTGCGCACCGCGCAAAGCAGAAAAAAACATCATGAAGATTTATTGTTAAACGATAACGGCGACGAATATTATTTTACCGTTGTTTCTCCAAACGGAACTGGAAACGGCACTTTTGATAACCCCGCCGGCGTTTCAAGCGGCATTGCTTTAAACAAACTTGTTACGGAAAGCAATGCAGCGTTGTTATTTTTGCCCGGACAGTATAATCAAAGTTCAGAAATAAATATTTCCGGTCACTTGTCGCAAAGGGTTGAAATATTGGCGTATAAATCTTTGGCGTCAAAAAATGTAGCTTTGCCTAATTTTAATATAAATGAAGAAAGCGTTATAAATGTGGGCTCCAATGTAAATGCAATAGCTGTTACAGGATTGCTTACGGATGTGTATATTTCGGGTTTTAACATTAACAATATTTCCACAAACACAAAAAGCGGAATTTATATAACAAACTTTTCAAGCGGAAGTATATCGGTTTTTGAAAATACCATACAAGGATTTGCAAAAGCCGTTGAAGTAAACTCTTCCCAAAGGGCGCCTGTAATTTTTGACAACGTTTTACAAGGCAATGCAACGGGAATAGAAGTTTATAACGCCGATGCGGAAATATATTCAAACGATATAAATAATAATTATAAATACGGCGTAAATATTTACAACAGCAGCGGCTCAACGTATATTGCGGGCAACAATATAATAGAAAACAGCACCGGCGTGTTTGTAAATGGCGGTATTTATTTCGTTATTTTCCAAAATAACATTTCTTCAAATTCAAGCGACGGAATGTTTATTTCAGCTTCGTCAAATTTACAAATTGTCGGCAACGACGCGTATTATAACGGCGCTAACGGCATATATGCTTTAAATTCAAGCAGTATAACAGTGGCGTCAAATATAATAAGCGCCAATAGCGGCAACGGAATTTATGCAAATAATTTACAGAATTCCGATATTAATCAAAATACAATTGTTGAAAACTCTTTAGCGGGTATTTATCTTAATGCGTCAAAAAGCGTCGGCGTATCAGGTAATGAAATAAGTGATAATCAAGTCGGTATTCAAGATGCGGCGTCGCAGATAAGTTATATTTCAAATAATTATATTTTCAATAACAGCAGCGGAATATTTTTACAGAATACGTCAAATACTTATGTTTCAAATAATCAAATATTCTCTAATGTTTTTGACGGAATTTTTGTTACCGGCGGGTTAAATGCAACGTTAAGCATGAATACCGTTATCCAAAATAATAACGGCATAAGTTTATATAACACAAACGCTTATACGGCAAATTTTAATTCTATTGCAGGCAATCTGTCCGACGGGATATTTGTTTCGGCTTCTCCAAACGGAAAAATTTCAGATAATGAAATTTCGCAAAATGACGGCAACGCAATAACTTTAACAAATGCTTCCGATGTTACGGAAATAAGCAGAAATACCGTCGCGGGAAATAAAACAGGCGGAATTTACGCGCAAAATTCAAGCGACGTTATTATAAAAGCAAATACTGTAAGAAATAATACGGGAATAAACGGCGGAATTTTTATACAAAATATTTTAGGATCTGCTTCTTCTGTCGAGAAGAATAATTTATCGGGTAATCAAAATTTTGCAATTAAATCGCAAAGCAGCGCTTCTCCAATATCAGAAAACAATATCACTGTAAGCAGCGAAGGGCACGGCATATGGCTGCAAGATAATATCGGAAGTATTTTATCTCAAAACATACTTACGGCGCAACCCGTCGGAAGTTACTTTGGATTGTATTTAACCGGCACAACCGTTTTTAACTCTGCGCAAAGCGGCAACAACAAATATTATTTCTTTGAAAGCAATGTTTACGGAGGCGATACGTCGCCGGTAAATAATTATTTAAGCAATGTATATCCGTATGATCAGGTTATTCAGTAA
- a CDS encoding OmpA family protein: MKLACVIAFQICFSFIFFNHAAYAGGSSASLKNENAFSVFASAVFFDTGKVEIKPEYETALRKLVSLLLSYPENKVLIIGHTDSSGEEKLNKNLSFARAKVIADYFVSNGINKTRINAAGYSSKEPASHNKTEDGKKRNRRAEIMILKNEK; this comes from the coding sequence ATGAAACTTGCCTGCGTTATTGCCTTCCAAATTTGTTTTTCATTTATCTTTTTTAATCACGCCGCTTATGCCGGCGGCAGTTCTGCATCTTTAAAAAATGAAAACGCTTTCTCTGTTTTTGCAAGCGCCGTTTTCTTTGATACCGGAAAGGTTGAGATAAAACCGGAGTATGAAACGGCTTTGCGTAAACTTGTTTCGCTGCTTTTGTCGTATCCTGAAAATAAGGTTTTAATAATCGGACATACGGATTCAAGCGGCGAGGAAAAATTAAATAAGAATTTATCTTTTGCAAGAGCAAAAGTAATAGCAGATTATTTTGTTAGCAATGGAATTAATAAAACAAGAATTAACGCTGCCGGATACAGCTCTAAAGAGCCTGCAAGCCATAATAAAACCGAAGACGGCAAAAAACGTAACCGTCGCGCGGAAATTATGATATTAAAAAACGAAAAATAA
- the glmS gene encoding glutamine--fructose-6-phosphate transaminase (isomerizing) has product MCGIVGCIGNKNASDIIFNGLKKLEYRGYDSSGIAVVSDGKLDIRRSVGKLCNLAQLLKEKPLHSDLGIGHTRWATHGKPSEENAHPHTDPTKSIVIVHNGIIENYIELKTKLQKEGNVFKSETDTEVVAHLIKKYYKNNLFEAVKMALKDVRGSYALGVICKDEPDKIVCARYDAPLIVGVGKGENFIASDIPALLSYTRNMIFLENGDIAEITRESIKIENAAGKQIERDVKNIQWDAVTAEKDGYKHFMLKEIFEQPRTIEDTLKGRVFPDEARVYVEEVKIETKFIKDLSKICIIGCGTSYNAGLVAKFLFEKFLRVTVEVDIASEFRYREPVIDNKTLVIVISQSGETADTLAALRLANKKGCQTLAVCNVMESSISREAQHVIYTRCGPEIGVASTKAFTGQLTALYILALDWAAKKESLSKDVLKEYIKELWSIPVKVGDFLKTSDNVKEVAKNFSAKRDFLYLGRHVNFPIALEGALKLKEISYIHAEGYAAGEMKHGPIALIDESMPIVAIAPLGDVYEKILSNISEAKARGAIVIAVASENDKEIKQKSDAQIYVPATSELFSPFITVIPLQLLAYFVAEVLGKDVDQPRNLAKSVTVE; this is encoded by the coding sequence ATGTGCGGAATAGTCGGCTGCATCGGAAATAAAAATGCTTCTGATATAATTTTTAACGGTTTAAAAAAACTTGAATACAGAGGATACGATTCGTCCGGCATTGCCGTGGTTTCAGACGGCAAACTTGATATAAGAAGAAGCGTAGGAAAACTCTGTAACCTTGCCCAACTTCTTAAAGAAAAACCTTTGCATTCCGATTTAGGCATAGGGCACACCCGCTGGGCAACTCACGGCAAACCGTCGGAAGAAAATGCGCACCCTCATACAGACCCCACAAAAAGCATTGTTATAGTTCATAACGGAATTATTGAAAATTACATAGAATTAAAAACAAAACTCCAAAAAGAAGGAAACGTTTTTAAATCTGAAACCGATACGGAAGTTGTAGCTCACCTTATAAAAAAATATTACAAAAATAATTTATTTGAAGCGGTAAAAATGGCGCTTAAAGATGTTAGAGGTTCTTATGCGCTTGGCGTTATTTGCAAAGACGAACCGGATAAAATTGTCTGCGCAAGATACGACGCTCCTCTTATTGTTGGCGTAGGCAAAGGTGAAAATTTTATTGCTTCGGATATTCCGGCGCTTTTAAGTTATACAAGAAATATGATTTTTCTTGAAAACGGCGATATTGCGGAAATTACAAGAGAATCAATAAAAATTGAAAATGCCGCAGGAAAGCAAATAGAGAGAGATGTAAAAAATATTCAGTGGGACGCGGTAACCGCGGAAAAAGACGGCTATAAACATTTCATGCTTAAAGAAATTTTTGAACAGCCCAGAACAATTGAAGATACTTTGAAAGGAAGAGTTTTTCCCGACGAAGCAAGAGTATATGTTGAAGAAGTTAAAATAGAAACAAAGTTTATTAAAGATTTGTCAAAAATATGCATTATCGGCTGCGGCACTTCTTATAACGCGGGACTTGTTGCAAAATTTTTGTTTGAAAAATTTTTAAGAGTTACCGTTGAAGTAGATATTGCGTCGGAATTTAGATACAGAGAACCAGTTATTGATAATAAAACTTTGGTAATAGTTATTTCTCAATCGGGCGAAACCGCCGACACTTTGGCGGCTTTAAGGCTTGCCAATAAAAAAGGATGCCAGACTCTTGCAGTATGTAACGTTATGGAATCAAGCATCAGCCGCGAAGCGCAGCATGTAATTTACACGCGCTGCGGTCCTGAAATTGGGGTTGCTTCTACAAAAGCATTTACAGGGCAGCTTACCGCGCTTTATATTCTTGCTTTAGACTGGGCTGCAAAAAAAGAGTCTTTATCAAAAGATGTTTTAAAAGAATACATAAAAGAGTTGTGGAGTATTCCCGTAAAAGTCGGAGATTTTTTGAAAACTTCAGACAATGTAAAAGAAGTTGCAAAGAATTTTTCCGCAAAAAGAGATTTTTTATATTTGGGAAGACACGTAAATTTCCCTATAGCTTTGGAAGGCGCGTTAAAACTTAAAGAAATTTCTTACATTCACGCCGAGGGGTATGCCGCCGGAGAAATGAAGCACGGACCTATCGCTTTAATAGACGAGTCCATGCCTATAGTTGCAATTGCTCCGCTGGGCGACGTTTACGAAAAAATTCTTTCTAATATTTCCGAAGCTAAAGCGAGAGGCGCAATAGTAATTGCCGTTGCAAGCGAAAATGATAAAGAAATAAAACAAAAAAGCGACGCGCAAATTTACGTTCCCGCTACAAGCGAACTTTTTTCGCCGTTTATAACCGTAATTCCTCTTCAGCTGTTAGCGTATTTTGTGGCGGAAGTTTTAGGTAAAGACGTAGATCAGCCGAGAAATCTTGCTAAATCCGTAACAGTTGAATAG
- a CDS encoding NAD(P)H-hydrate dehydratase: MDKKIEGFSKNLKRSLESNKYDYGHVLVIAGSKTMPGAGVLCCNAALRAGAGLVTYAVEEKFLLNAQAVANAEIMFFVYSHAQDIINFIKAKKVSAVVLGPGMVLNYGSLYALAKEIICSVNIPIVLDASALSAFNEKTDEFKYAKAKLVLTPHIGEFKALLFGKNNKLAALNSWSKEIMDLKVRKNIVKKFAKDHSIIFTLKGHNTAVSDGESIYVNDSGTPAMATAGSGDVLGGIIAAFACVSRDLYSAVCAAVFIHALSGELAEKEKGVTSVIASDIIENIPNAIIKHFGKI; encoded by the coding sequence ATGGATAAAAAAATAGAAGGTTTTTCTAAAAATTTAAAAAGAAGTCTTGAAAGTAATAAATACGATTACGGGCATGTGCTTGTTATTGCAGGTTCAAAAACTATGCCCGGCGCCGGCGTTTTGTGCTGCAACGCGGCTTTGCGCGCAGGGGCGGGGCTTGTAACTTACGCGGTTGAAGAAAAATTTTTGCTTAATGCGCAAGCTGTCGCAAACGCTGAAATTATGTTTTTTGTTTATTCGCATGCGCAGGATATAATAAATTTTATAAAAGCAAAAAAAGTTTCCGCGGTAGTTTTGGGTCCGGGGATGGTTTTAAACTACGGTTCTTTATACGCTCTTGCAAAAGAAATTATATGTTCCGTAAATATTCCGATAGTTTTAGACGCAAGCGCGCTTTCGGCGTTTAATGAAAAAACAGACGAATTCAAATATGCGAAAGCAAAACTTGTTTTAACGCCGCACATTGGGGAATTTAAAGCTCTTCTGTTTGGCAAGAACAACAAACTTGCAGCGTTAAATAGCTGGTCAAAAGAAATTATGGATCTCAAAGTCCGCAAAAATATCGTTAAGAAGTTTGCCAAAGATCACTCAATTATTTTTACGCTTAAAGGACATAACACTGCTGTTTCAGACGGGGAAAGTATATATGTTAACGATAGCGGCACGCCGGCCATGGCAACTGCCGGCAGCGGAGATGTTTTGGGCGGAATTATTGCCGCATTTGCTTGCGTAAGCCGCGATTTATATTCTGCGGTATGCGCAGCAGTTTTTATTCACGCATTATCAGGGGAACTTGCGGAAAAAGAGAAAGGCGTAACAAGCGTTATTGCAAGCGATATAATTGAAAATATACCAAACGCAATAATAAAACATTTCGGTAAAATATAA
- a CDS encoding M20 metallopeptidase family protein — protein sequence MSIDKEIIQIRRDVHKNPELSGCEYKTAKYIESKLKSFGIPYKRIAKTGVIATIAGNKKGKTIALRADIDALPILEENAVDYKSVNRGIMHACGHDAHVAIMLGAAKLLSAQKESINGSVRFIFQPAEESADGAKNMINDGALKNPKPEIILGLHVCPWIKSGKIGIKYGEMMAAVDKVNIEIKGVIAHGAYPHLGKDAIVAASAFVNSVQSIISREIAPVENAVITFGKISGGQAYNIICDKVTLVGTVRTFNNKTRQIIKKSILNKLKGIEKSYGVKCSADYAFVDEPLINTKKVTQFCHKAAEEFYGKKNVELIEKPSMGGEDFANYLEEVSGNFMYVGTSKDKKTSNPWHHTNFNIDESALPKAAEFVTYIVKKYLK from the coding sequence ATGAGCATTGATAAAGAAATAATACAAATTCGCAGAGACGTTCACAAAAATCCGGAGCTTTCCGGCTGCGAATATAAAACCGCAAAATATATAGAATCCAAATTAAAATCTTTCGGCATACCTTATAAAAGAATTGCAAAAACCGGCGTTATAGCGACTATTGCGGGAAATAAAAAAGGTAAAACAATAGCGTTAAGGGCAGATATAGACGCGCTTCCTATTTTGGAAGAAAATGCCGTAGATTACAAATCTGTTAACCGCGGAATTATGCACGCTTGCGGACATGACGCGCATGTTGCAATAATGCTTGGCGCGGCAAAACTTTTGTCAGCGCAAAAAGAAAGCATTAACGGTTCGGTTCGCTTTATTTTTCAGCCTGCCGAAGAAAGCGCCGACGGCGCAAAAAATATGATTAATGACGGCGCTTTAAAAAATCCTAAACCTGAAATAATTTTAGGGCTTCACGTTTGCCCGTGGATAAAATCAGGAAAAATCGGCATAAAATACGGCGAGATGATGGCAGCCGTAGATAAAGTAAATATAGAAATTAAAGGCGTAATAGCGCACGGCGCGTATCCTCATTTAGGCAAAGACGCAATTGTTGCCGCGTCTGCTTTTGTAAATTCCGTGCAAAGCATTATCTCGCGGGAAATTGCTCCGGTTGAAAATGCCGTTATAACTTTCGGGAAAATTTCCGGCGGTCAGGCTTATAATATTATTTGCGATAAAGTTACTTTGGTAGGCACGGTGCGCACTTTTAATAATAAAACAAGACAAATTATCAAAAAAAGTATTTTAAATAAACTTAAAGGTATTGAGAAATCTTACGGCGTTAAATGCAGCGCCGATTACGCTTTTGTTGATGAGCCGCTTATAAACACAAAAAAAGTTACGCAGTTTTGCCACAAAGCCGCCGAAGAATTTTACGGCAAAAAAAACGTAGAACTTATAGAAAAACCGTCAATGGGCGGCGAAGATTTTGCAAACTATTTGGAAGAAGTTTCGGGCAACTTCATGTATGTAGGCACGTCAAAAGATAAAAAAACATCAAACCCGTGGCACCACACTAATTTCAACATAGACGAGTCCGCTCTTCCAAAAGCGGCGGAGTTTGTAACTTATATCGTAAAAAAGTATTTGAAATGA
- a CDS encoding ShlB/FhaC/HecB family hemolysin secretion/activation protein yields the protein MKNFFTALLLFFINVNVYAAVTDDIQRNIDSHYNELIRQQEIDNRTNFIKDSYKEPQYEPANNTAKTNKKQFKKIEITNSDIPGVSQSAINNVLDLYKQKMMGIQEISEIQEKLQKLFFDAGYASARVYIDGNTLNDDILTFVVMDGYIEDVVFQNAAGKKYPKFFNALQSFSFYPFAAGSLLNIADIDQGLEQMNRLASNNASMEILPASKDGYSVIRVTNDIGKRFNLSFSADNSGTENTGYYKAGVSISADNLLMLNDNLYFNYSRNIDGNKDDKRNNGYFASFSVPFGYFTFMTSFFKSDYNTPMGVSFGSQYVSDGTTQNENASLEVIVKRGQTYKISLGGELSVKETENFIDNIRIDASSKKLTVSSGFLTFLYYLNASSIYGKLSYNCGLNWLGAIKNYDIEGSPKGQFSSVSLYTQYSQYFKIPLIQLQSKYALTANGHYCDDILYSSEQISIGGQSSVRGFKEGSVNGEKGFYLKNDLTWTLADIFQRNGIFNVLAYTSISGFADYGYVQNLAYKEKYSLAGAGAGAAFRAKYINAGVYWSRSVYNKSHLPNEGDVVYFNIEGKIYF from the coding sequence ATGAAAAATTTTTTTACTGCGCTATTGTTATTTTTTATAAATGTAAACGTTTATGCGGCTGTAACGGATGATATACAGCGCAATATAGATTCTCATTATAATGAATTAATAAGGCAGCAGGAAATTGACAACAGAACAAATTTTATAAAAGACAGCTATAAAGAACCGCAATACGAACCGGCAAACAATACTGCCAAAACAAATAAAAAACAGTTTAAAAAAATAGAAATTACTAATTCCGATATTCCGGGCGTTTCGCAATCGGCAATAAATAATGTTTTGGATTTGTATAAACAAAAAATGATGGGGATACAGGAAATATCCGAAATTCAGGAGAAACTGCAAAAACTGTTTTTTGACGCGGGCTATGCTTCTGCAAGAGTTTATATAGACGGCAATACGCTTAACGATGATATATTAACTTTTGTCGTTATGGACGGATATATAGAAGACGTTGTTTTTCAAAATGCGGCTGGTAAAAAGTATCCTAAATTTTTTAATGCGCTGCAGTCTTTTTCTTTTTATCCTTTTGCCGCGGGATCTTTGTTAAATATTGCCGATATTGACCAAGGGCTTGAGCAAATGAACAGGCTTGCGTCAAATAACGCGTCTATGGAAATTCTTCCGGCAAGCAAAGACGGCTATTCCGTTATACGCGTTACAAACGATATAGGAAAAAGATTCAATCTTTCTTTCAGCGCCGATAACAGCGGAACGGAAAATACGGGTTATTATAAAGCCGGAGTTTCAATAAGCGCCGATAATCTTTTAATGCTTAACGATAATTTATATTTTAATTATTCAAGAAATATAGACGGCAATAAAGACGACAAAAGAAACAACGGTTATTTCGCTTCTTTTAGCGTTCCGTTCGGGTATTTTACTTTTATGACGTCTTTTTTTAAAAGCGATTACAATACTCCAATGGGCGTTTCTTTCGGTTCTCAATATGTGTCCGACGGAACCACTCAAAATGAAAACGCAAGTCTTGAAGTTATTGTAAAAAGAGGACAAACATATAAAATTTCTCTCGGCGGAGAGTTGTCGGTAAAAGAAACCGAGAATTTTATTGACAACATTCGCATAGACGCGTCAAGCAAAAAGCTTACCGTGTCTTCCGGTTTTTTAACATTTTTATATTATTTAAACGCTTCAAGTATTTACGGAAAACTGTCTTATAACTGCGGGCTTAATTGGCTGGGAGCAATTAAAAACTATGATATTGAAGGTTCTCCAAAAGGTCAGTTCTCGTCGGTTTCTTTATATACTCAATATTCGCAGTATTTTAAAATACCGTTAATACAATTGCAGTCTAAATATGCATTAACGGCAAACGGGCATTATTGCGACGATATTTTATATTCTTCGGAACAAATATCAATTGGCGGGCAAAGCTCGGTTAGAGGGTTTAAAGAGGGAAGCGTTAACGGCGAAAAAGGATTTTATTTAAAAAACGATTTAACATGGACGCTTGCGGATATTTTTCAAAGAAACGGGATATTTAACGTTTTAGCTTACACTTCTATTTCCGGTTTTGCCGATTACGGATATGTTCAAAATTTAGCGTATAAAGAAAAGTATTCTCTTGCCGGCGCAGGAGCCGGCGCGGCTTTCAGAGCCAAATATATAAATGCCGGCGTATATTGGAGCAGAAGCGTTTATAATAAAAGTCATTTGCCAAATGAGGGCGACGTTGTGTATTTTAATATTGAAGGTAAAATTTATTTTTAA
- a CDS encoding holo-ACP synthase: protein MNVGIDIEEVVRFKKYVSDKNALKRIFSGIEISYSLPKKNPAQHLAVRFAAKEAVWKALSSHNKKLIVSDISIKNTDFGKPEVYIKNKKYKKIDVSLSHTKKYVVAVAVAF, encoded by the coding sequence ATGAACGTTGGTATAGATATAGAAGAAGTTGTGCGGTTTAAAAAATATGTTTCGGATAAGAATGCGTTAAAGCGTATTTTTTCCGGAATAGAAATTTCTTACTCGCTTCCTAAAAAAAACCCGGCGCAACATTTGGCTGTTAGGTTTGCCGCTAAAGAAGCCGTTTGGAAAGCGTTAAGTTCGCACAATAAAAAACTTATTGTCAGCGATATATCCATAAAAAATACGGATTTTGGAAAACCGGAAGTTTACATTAAAAATAAAAAATATAAGAAAATAGACGTTTCTCTGTCGCACACTAAAAAATACGTAGTAGCAGTAGCGGTAGCTTTTTAA
- a CDS encoding pyridoxine 5'-phosphate synthase — protein MIKLGVNIDHVATLRQARKEEFPSVIAAAASCEKAGADSITVHLREDRRHIQDKDVYGLRESLRTKLNLEMAANEEIVAVALDVKPDYVCLVPEKRQELTTEGGLDVAGQKKKLAQIVAKLKASGIFVSMFIDADIKQVLASHEIGADCIELHTGKYAQYFKRFGKNSKEFKSELKRISEASNKAVGAGLVLNAGHGLDYDNIAPICSVAKMNEFNIGFAIIARAVFVGIETAVKEMKVLLK, from the coding sequence ATGATAAAACTCGGAGTAAATATAGACCACGTCGCCACTTTAAGACAGGCTCGCAAAGAAGAGTTTCCAAGCGTTATAGCTGCGGCGGCTTCTTGCGAAAAAGCAGGCGCGGACAGCATAACCGTGCATTTGCGCGAGGATAGAAGACACATTCAGGATAAAGACGTTTACGGTTTAAGAGAATCTTTGAGAACAAAATTAAATCTTGAAATGGCGGCAAATGAAGAAATTGTCGCCGTAGCTTTAGACGTTAAGCCGGATTATGTTTGTCTTGTTCCGGAAAAAAGGCAAGAGCTTACTACCGAAGGCGGTCTTGACGTTGCGGGACAAAAAAAGAAACTTGCCCAAATTGTTGCAAAGCTTAAAGCTTCCGGAATTTTTGTGAGCATGTTTATAGACGCGGATATTAAACAAGTTTTGGCATCGCATGAAATAGGCGCGGATTGCATTGAACTTCACACAGGAAAATACGCGCAATATTTTAAACGGTTCGGTAAAAATTCAAAAGAGTTTAAAAGCGAATTAAAAAGAATTTCGGAGGCTTCAAATAAAGCTGTCGGCGCAGGGCTTGTTTTAAACGCCGGACACGGGCTTGACTATGATAATATAGCGCCGATATGTTCCGTGGCAAAGATGAACGAATTTAATATAGGTTTTGCAATAATAGCTCGCGCAGTTTTTGTAGGAATTGAAACCGCTGTTAAAGAGATGAAAGTATTGCTTAAATAA
- the cdaA gene encoding diadenylate cyclase CdaA, whose translation MQMLRHIYDLYIVNALDILILAFIFYRIILIIKGTRATQILLGILFVLILTVIARDVVHLRALAWILNKFWLAAVIIFAVVFQSEIRNVFAQIGANIWGSGARIKDEYVNDILEAVEILSSTKTGGLIVVENEIGLKSYAETGVILNANISKELILSIFKNKSAPLHDGAIIIYNDKITAAGCVLPLSHNTNVKIYGTRHRAALGLSEVTDAVIVVVSEETGNVSVAYKNKLHSNVSSAKLKEIIETNGEDFTK comes from the coding sequence ATGCAGATGTTAAGACACATATACGATTTGTATATAGTAAACGCTTTGGATATTCTTATACTTGCTTTTATTTTTTACCGCATTATTTTAATTATTAAAGGCACAAGAGCCACGCAAATTCTTCTTGGAATATTGTTTGTGCTTATTTTAACCGTCATCGCCAGAGACGTGGTGCATTTAAGAGCGTTAGCTTGGATTTTAAATAAATTTTGGCTTGCCGCAGTTATAATTTTTGCCGTCGTTTTCCAAAGCGAAATAAGAAATGTTTTTGCGCAGATAGGCGCAAATATTTGGGGTTCAGGCGCAAGAATTAAAGACGAATATGTTAACGACATTTTAGAAGCCGTTGAAATTTTAAGTTCTACAAAAACAGGCGGGCTGATAGTTGTTGAAAATGAAATAGGTTTAAAAAGTTATGCTGAAACGGGAGTTATTTTAAACGCCAATATTTCAAAAGAGCTTATACTTTCTATTTTTAAAAATAAATCAGCTCCGCTTCACGATGGCGCCATAATAATTTATAACGATAAAATTACCGCCGCCGGCTGTGTGCTGCCTCTTAGCCACAACACAAATGTAAAAATATACGGAACACGCCACAGAGCGGCGCTTGGACTTAGCGAAGTAACGGACGCTGTAATAGTTGTGGTGTCTGAAGAAACGGGCAATGTTTCGGTGGCTTATAAAAATAAGCTTCATTCAAACGTTTCAAGCGCAAAGCTGAAAGAAATTATTGAGACCAACGGCGAGGATTTTACGAAATGA